One window of the Runella slithyformis DSM 19594 genome contains the following:
- a CDS encoding NAD(P)/FAD-dependent oxidoreductase — translation MTPNLPKTELKRVVIVGAGFGGLVLARELSKRSDVQIVLIDKNNYHQFQPLFYQVAMAGLEPSSISFPLRKVFQSKHNVHIRVTEVVKIDAEANVIETKLGPVEYDFLVLATGADTNFFGMKNMIENAMPMKSVSEALALRNRMLQNFEDALSVETLEERHGLMNVVIVGGGPTGVEVAGTLAEMKRHILPKDYPELNFDSMQIYLYESSPEVLEVMSDQASKKAKEYLTDLGVNLRLGVRIIDFDGKYATTNTGDRLRTNNLIWAAGVKANAIEGIPVASIVRGGRVKVNRFSQVEGTQNIFALGDLASMAEEKYPNGHPQLAQPAMQQGELLAKNMVRMMKGQEMKPFTYKDLGSMATVGRNLAVVDLPFWKFQGFFAWLTWMFVHLISIVGVKNRLLIFINWLWNYATYDQSLRLIIKPKIGKEKEPAELL, via the coding sequence CCAAGCGTTCTGATGTACAGATTGTATTGATAGATAAGAATAACTACCACCAGTTCCAGCCGCTTTTTTATCAGGTAGCCATGGCGGGGTTGGAACCCAGTTCGATTTCCTTTCCGTTGCGGAAAGTATTTCAATCCAAACACAACGTTCATATTCGGGTGACGGAAGTGGTGAAAATTGATGCCGAAGCCAATGTGATCGAAACCAAGCTGGGTCCCGTAGAGTATGATTTTTTGGTATTGGCCACGGGAGCGGATACCAATTTTTTCGGCATGAAAAACATGATCGAAAACGCCATGCCCATGAAATCGGTGTCGGAGGCGTTGGCGTTGCGTAACCGAATGCTGCAAAATTTTGAAGATGCTTTAAGCGTGGAAACCCTCGAAGAACGGCACGGTCTGATGAACGTGGTGATCGTGGGAGGCGGCCCGACGGGCGTGGAAGTGGCCGGTACACTGGCCGAAATGAAACGACATATTTTGCCCAAAGATTATCCCGAGCTCAATTTTGATTCGATGCAGATCTACCTGTACGAATCGTCGCCGGAAGTGCTGGAGGTGATGTCGGACCAAGCTTCCAAAAAAGCCAAAGAGTACTTGACGGATTTGGGCGTAAATCTGCGTCTTGGCGTTAGAATCATTGATTTTGACGGAAAATATGCCACCACCAATACGGGCGACCGCCTCCGAACCAACAACCTGATCTGGGCGGCCGGCGTGAAAGCCAACGCCATTGAGGGCATCCCTGTCGCTTCCATTGTACGCGGAGGAAGGGTGAAAGTAAACCGATTCAGTCAGGTGGAAGGCACTCAAAATATATTTGCGTTGGGTGATCTGGCTTCCATGGCGGAAGAAAAGTACCCGAACGGTCACCCGCAATTGGCGCAGCCCGCCATGCAGCAGGGCGAACTGCTCGCCAAAAACATGGTGCGAATGATGAAAGGGCAGGAGATGAAACCGTTTACGTACAAAGATTTAGGATCGATGGCCACTGTGGGTCGTAACCTGGCCGTGGTAGACTTGCCTTTCTGGAAATTTCAGGGCTTTTTTGCGTGGCTGACCTGGATGTTCGTCCACCTGATTTCGATTGTTGGCGTGAAAAATCGCCTGTTGATCTTTATCAACTGGCTCTGGAATTATGCTACCTACGACCAGTCGCTTCGGTTGATCATCAAACCCAAAATTGGAAAGGAAAAAGAACCCGCAGAGTTGCTTTAA
- a CDS encoding prohibitin family protein: MFLIVLGVIVVIAGFAVNTPSLAFAKFSRPVKVAGVVLAIFGVLTSCIKQVDAGSVGIESLFGKVSDRTLSSGLNFVNPLVEVTSIDTKTQNYTMSAVHDEGDKGGDDAIRILTADGLQVEIDLTILYRVIPSEAPKIYREIGPTYVEKIVRPITRTRIRDNAVNYDAVALYSTKRDEFQNRISKQIEQEFKARGIFLENVLIRNINLPESVKKTIESKINAEQDSQKMQFVLSKEKQEAERKRVEAQGIADYQRIISESLTDRQLQYEQIKAQKELAASPNSKIIIMGGKGSVPVILGDK, translated from the coding sequence ATGTTTCTGATTGTTCTTGGAGTAATTGTCGTCATAGCAGGTTTTGCTGTCAATACTCCATCGTTGGCATTTGCCAAATTTTCCCGTCCGGTAAAGGTAGCGGGTGTAGTTTTGGCCATTTTTGGAGTCCTTACTTCCTGCATCAAGCAAGTTGATGCGGGTTCGGTAGGAATAGAATCTTTATTTGGAAAAGTGAGTGATCGCACCCTCAGCAGCGGTCTCAATTTTGTAAACCCTTTGGTAGAGGTTACGAGTATTGATACAAAAACTCAAAATTATACCATGTCGGCTGTACATGATGAAGGCGATAAAGGTGGGGACGACGCCATTCGTATTCTGACCGCGGACGGGCTACAGGTAGAAATTGATCTGACCATTCTCTACCGGGTCATTCCTTCGGAAGCCCCCAAAATTTACCGTGAAATCGGGCCAACCTACGTTGAAAAAATCGTGCGTCCCATCACTCGGACCCGCATCCGCGACAATGCAGTTAATTATGATGCCGTGGCATTGTATTCTACTAAGCGCGATGAATTTCAAAATCGTATTTCCAAGCAAATTGAGCAGGAATTTAAAGCCAGAGGCATATTTCTTGAAAATGTGCTGATTCGTAACATCAACCTGCCCGAATCGGTCAAAAAGACCATTGAATCTAAAATCAATGCCGAGCAGGATTCGCAGAAAATGCAGTTTGTGTTGAGCAAAGAAAAACAGGAAGCCGAGCGTAAACGTGTCGAAGCGCAGGGGATTGCCGATTATCAACGCATTATTTCGGAAAGTTTGACCGACCGTCAGTTGCAGTACGAACAAATCAAGGCCCAAAAAGAGTTGGCGGCGTCGCCCAATTCCAAGATCATCATTATGGGAGGGAAAGGCAGTGTGCCCGTGATTTTGGGCGATAAATAA
- a CDS encoding Uma2 family endonuclease, producing the protein MIEARETAVLPKTLEEFMVWEPEDGYKYEWNDGELIKFVGMNKTQVFIYEVLNQLFIEKGFWKSGTLISEYDVQLTGIQMRRPDIAYLSKEQIKRTKQGEDEIPEFLIEIISGSDNANKVEEKTAEYFKAGVKIMWLIYPDNKTVHVYTSRKQVQICTDDDICSAKPILPEFELSVNTLFA; encoded by the coding sequence ATGATAGAAGCGAGAGAGACAGCAGTTCTGCCCAAAACTTTGGAAGAGTTTATGGTTTGGGAGCCGGAAGACGGCTACAAATACGAATGGAATGACGGAGAGCTTATCAAATTTGTGGGCATGAATAAAACACAGGTTTTTATCTACGAGGTATTAAATCAGCTTTTTATTGAAAAGGGTTTTTGGAAATCAGGCACTTTGATCTCCGAGTATGATGTGCAACTGACCGGTATTCAAATGAGAAGGCCCGATATAGCTTATTTGTCTAAAGAACAAATAAAGCGAACGAAGCAAGGTGAGGATGAAATACCTGAATTTTTGATAGAGATTATTTCCGGAAGTGACAATGCCAATAAAGTCGAAGAAAAAACGGCTGAATATTTTAAAGCAGGCGTAAAAATCATGTGGCTGATTTATCCCGACAATAAAACAGTCCATGTCTATACTTCACGCAAACAGGTACAGATATGTACCGATGATGATATCTGTTCGGCCAAGCCTATTCTTCCCGAATTTGAGCTGAGTGTCAATACCCTTTTCGCTTAA
- the nadA gene encoding quinolinate synthase NadA — protein sequence MEILEQVQKYGYVREAVAPEIDLIAEINRLRKEKNAVILAHYYVDGAIQDLADYIGDSLGLSQQAAATPADMIVFCGVHFMGETAKVLSPEKKVVIPDLNAGCSLADSAPADKFAAFKAQYPDHLVLSYINCSAEIKALSDIIVTSSNAVKIVEQLPKDQKIIFAPDANLGRYVAKKTGRDMVLWDGACIVHVDISEAKLKALREKYPNALLVAHPECKDTILLQADFVGSTTAILKFVAETPHDEFIVATEAGILHKMKQAAAGTGKKIIPAPATENNTCACSECPYMKMNTVEKLYNALLYEQPEITVPEDIRLKAYESVNRMLEMSKNL from the coding sequence ATGGAAATTCTTGAGCAAGTACAAAAATATGGATATGTGCGCGAAGCCGTAGCGCCGGAGATAGATCTGATTGCCGAAATCAACCGCCTTCGTAAAGAAAAGAACGCCGTTATTCTGGCGCATTACTACGTCGACGGAGCCATTCAGGACTTGGCTGATTACATCGGTGACAGCCTCGGATTGTCGCAACAGGCAGCCGCTACGCCCGCCGACATGATCGTTTTCTGCGGTGTACACTTCATGGGCGAAACCGCCAAAGTGCTCAGTCCGGAGAAAAAAGTCGTGATTCCTGACCTGAACGCAGGTTGTTCGCTGGCCGATTCCGCACCGGCGGATAAATTCGCGGCCTTCAAAGCCCAATATCCGGACCATTTGGTATTGTCGTATATCAATTGCTCGGCCGAGATCAAAGCATTGTCAGACATCATCGTGACGTCGTCCAATGCCGTGAAAATCGTGGAGCAACTGCCCAAAGACCAAAAAATCATCTTCGCGCCCGATGCCAATTTAGGGCGGTACGTAGCCAAGAAAACGGGCCGTGATATGGTACTGTGGGACGGTGCCTGCATTGTTCACGTCGATATTTCAGAAGCCAAACTGAAAGCCCTGCGCGAAAAATACCCCAATGCCCTGCTCGTGGCGCATCCGGAATGCAAAGACACTATCCTGCTTCAGGCGGATTTTGTGGGCTCAACCACCGCCATTTTGAAATTTGTGGCCGAAACTCCGCACGATGAGTTCATCGTGGCAACGGAAGCGGGTATTTTGCACAAAATGAAACAGGCTGCGGCGGGAACCGGCAAAAAGATCATCCCCGCGCCGGCCACCGAAAACAACACCTGCGCGTGCAGCGAATGCCCGTACATGAAGATGAACACGGTCGAAAAGCTGTACAATGCGCTGCTGTACGAGCAGCCCGAAATCACCGTTCCGGAAGATATTCGCCTGAAAGCCTACGAGTCTGTCAATCGAATGCTGGAGATGAGCAAGAATCTGTAA
- a CDS encoding nucleotidyltransferase family protein, with translation MKPTLLILAAGMGSRYGGIKQLDQFGPNGETIIDYSLYDAIRAGFGKVVFIIREELRDDFEEVFGPKLKGKIEYDYAIQGFQSYVPAELGHIERAKPWGTGHAMLCGWEQTQTPFAIINADDFYGLEAFQLVAEFLNTGTDDSEHTLIAYQVKKTLSENGTVSRGVCEVNDEGYLDVVTERTKIFPQDGKIYFEESGDLTELSPETPVSMNFWGFKPSVFPITQELFIDYAHKNHNAPKAEFYIPVVATHLIKSGLGKLKVIPNASEWFGVTYPEDKPIVQAALQKLHEEGKYPSQLW, from the coding sequence ATGAAACCCACCCTCTTAATACTTGCCGCCGGCATGGGCAGTCGCTACGGCGGAATCAAGCAATTGGATCAGTTCGGTCCCAACGGCGAAACCATCATTGATTACTCCCTGTACGATGCCATTCGGGCGGGTTTTGGAAAAGTCGTCTTTATCATTCGCGAAGAGTTGAGAGATGATTTTGAGGAAGTATTCGGGCCTAAACTCAAAGGCAAAATTGAGTATGATTACGCCATTCAGGGTTTTCAAAGCTATGTGCCCGCCGAACTGGGGCATATTGAGCGCGCCAAACCCTGGGGAACGGGTCATGCCATGCTATGCGGTTGGGAACAGACCCAAACGCCCTTTGCCATCATCAATGCCGACGATTTCTATGGTCTTGAAGCCTTTCAACTCGTGGCTGAATTCCTGAATACCGGCACGGACGACAGCGAGCATACGCTGATTGCGTACCAAGTCAAAAAGACGCTGTCGGAAAATGGCACCGTATCACGCGGGGTGTGTGAGGTCAATGACGAAGGCTACCTGGACGTGGTGACCGAGCGCACCAAGATTTTCCCCCAAGACGGAAAAATCTATTTTGAAGAAAGCGGAGACCTCACCGAACTCAGCCCCGAAACGCCCGTTTCGATGAATTTCTGGGGCTTTAAACCGTCCGTTTTTCCCATTACACAGGAACTCTTTATTGACTACGCCCATAAAAATCACAATGCCCCCAAAGCGGAGTTTTACATTCCTGTGGTGGCTACGCATTTGATCAAGAGCGGCTTGGGGAAACTCAAAGTGATTCCCAATGCCTCCGAATGGTTTGGCGTAACCTACCCGGAAGACAAACCCATCGTGCAGGCAGCCCTGCAAAAGTTGCATGAGGAGGGCAAATATCCGAGTCAATTGTGGTAA
- the yidD gene encoding membrane protein insertion efficiency factor YidD translates to MKTILIFIVRAYQAALSPYLPNSCRYTPTCSHYMIQAVQKHGALKGGWMGLKRIGRCHPWGGHGYDPVP, encoded by the coding sequence ATGAAAACCATCCTCATCTTCATTGTGCGGGCGTATCAGGCGGCGCTTTCGCCGTATTTGCCCAATTCATGCCGCTATACGCCGACCTGCTCGCACTACATGATTCAGGCGGTGCAGAAGCACGGCGCGCTCAAAGGCGGTTGGATGGGCTTGAAGCGCATCGGCCGCTGCCACCCTTGGGGCGGGCATGGCTATGATCCGGTACCGTGA